The genomic DNA TTCCCGAACTACAGGGCCGCTTCCCGTTGCGCGAAGAGCTTTCCTCGCTGCACAAGGAAGAGTTCTACCAGATTCTTACCGAGCCGAAGAATGCACTTACCGTGCAGTACAAGGCGCTGCTCGCCACCGAAGGCGTGACCATTGACTTCTCCAAAGAGGCACTTGAGGAAATCTCTGCCAATGCGGAAAAGATCAACGAGGAAACCGAGAACATCGGTGCCCGCAGACTCTACACCATCATGGAAAAGATTCTGGCGAACCTCTCTTTTGAGGCTCCGGACAAATCCGGCCAGAAAATCATGATCGACCGAGACTACGTCAAATCTCAAATAGACGACGTGGTAGAAGACCGCGACCTGTCCCGCTACATCCTGTAGCAACAGACGAGGTGAATGCAACAGAATCACCTCAGCCTCACCACGTTTCTCACACATCGCAAAAAGCCAAGCGCCTTCAGATCTTCAAATCTGAGGGCGCTTTTTCCTGCTCCGAAAAATTCACTCTATCAACCCGGTCTGTAATTCTAACATGGTTGCGCTCCGCTTGTACTTTGCTACAATTACACAAAATCGAGGCTCAGAGCAGATGTCCCAGCAGAAACCCCATACCGACGGCAAGCGTAAACGAATCCCGGAAAGACTCGTGGGCTATCTGACGCCCAGCCGTCGACCACTTCTGTTCATCCTGCTTGCCGCCCTTTCCCTCGCCGCTGCCGGCGGATTCATCAACACCCGCATCATCTATCCCGCATTCACGAATATCATCATTGAGGGTATTTCCGACGATGCCAGACGCATCGCTTCTCATCTCCTCCCCCCCGCGCTCAAACATACCTCCCTCGTATCCGAACGCCTCACGCCCAGATTTTTCGGGGATATCTACAAACTGGAAAACGACTTCGGACTGATAAAGGTAAAGATCATCTCATTCAAAGGCACGGTGATCTACTCTACCGACCCTGATGACATTGGAAGACAGAGCTGTGCACACTTCGCACAACGCTCCGGGAAAAACGAGGTCTACACCCAGCTTCTCAAGTTGAACCAACGATCACTGGACGGAGACACTTTTCTCGCCGAAGTTGTCGAGACCTACATACCAATCACTTCAGGCGACCGATTTCTCGGTGCTTTCGAACTGTATTTCGACATCACCAAACGGATGCAGCACCTGCACCGTCTGGTCACCTATTCGACCATTGCCATGGGAACTCTTGCCGCTGCGCTCATTATCACTGTCCTTATCCTCATCAGAAAAGAGACGTCCCGCCAGAAGGCTCAGGAAAAAGCCGAGGCACTCAAAGAGGAGGTGGACCGCATCACCCGCCATGACCTCAAATCGCCTGTTGCCGGAATTCTCAGCGGTTTGACCTATCTGGAAAACTTCACGGAGCTGACGGACGAACAAGCGGCAATTACGGCAGATATGCGAAAAGCCGCAAACACGGCGCTCAACCTGATGACCCGCGGCCTTGATCTCTTCAAGATGGAAACCGGCACTTATACGTTTGAACCAGCACCCGTCGACATTCCCGGCACCTGTCAACGTGCCGCCACCGATCTCGGCGAAATAGCCCGAACCAGAGGTGTCCTCCTTACTCTCAATGATCCGGCGGCATCCACCACCGCCTTGGCCGACGAAACACTATGCTACCTCACCATCGCCAATCTGCTCAAAAATGCCATTGAGGCGTCCTCCATCGGTGACACTGTCGTGATCGATTTTGATTCACAGGATCATATTATCGTAGCCATCAGTAATCCTGCTGAAATTCCAACCGATATTCAAAGCACTTTCTTTGACAAATATTCCACCTCGGGCAAGCAGAGCGGAACCGGGATCGGCACGTATTCCGCAAGGCTCATGGCACGCACCATGAACGGTGATCTCACCATGACATCCTCCCCGGATGAGGGAACCACGGTCACCCTTACCCTGCCCAAGGAATAACGCACCGTATCCACCGGTTCATTCTACATTAACTCGCTCAGAGAGCGGAAAAGTTCATATTTCATCTTGCGTAAACTTGTGGTGTTTACTAAATGAAACCTATGCCTGAAACAGACAAACGCATACTGATACTGGGCGTGGGAAACATCCTGTTCACCGACGAGGGTTTCGGCGTCCGAATTGCTGAGGAACTTGAGCAGAAATATGAGTTTTCCCCGAATGTCACGATTCTTGATGGCGGCACTTTGGGATTGAGACTCATGGGTCCGATCATGGAATCGGACTATCTGGTTATCGTTGACATCGTCTTGAATGAAGGACAGCCCGGTGATGTCTTCCGCCTGCTGGGTGAAGACCTGAACAAAGCCTGCGCCTTCAAGAACTCCATGCACCAGACGGACCTGCTCGACACGCTGGCGAATTGCAGCATTGTGGGCCAGGTTCCGGACGATATCATCCTTTACGGCGTCGAGCCGGTAAACTACAAGGACATGTCTGCGGCCTTGTCGCCGGAGCTTGAAGCGAAGATGCCGGAAGTCATCGACGCAGTCCTGAAAGAAGTGGAAAACGCCGGCGGGACGTATACCTCTCGCACCATGGCTAACCCTGCTACGGAGAAGATTTATGTGCCTCGCGATACCAGCGGAAATTCTTGAAATCAATGACGGCGTCGCCACCTGCAAAGTCGGCGAAGGCGACACCACGGTCCAGGCTTCGATCATGCTTCTGGATGAAGAAGTAACGCTGGGTGACTACATCATCATTCATGCCGGATTCGCACTGCGTAAGCTTGATCCCAAGGAAGCACAGGAAACATTGCAGATTCTGCGTGATCTGGTGAACATCATGGGTGGCGAAGACTACCAGCATGAAATGCTCTAACCGTTTTCGGTTCTCTGAAAATGAAAAGCCCGGAGCGTCCAACGTTCCGGGCTTTTTCCTTGTCTTCGTATCACGATCAATGGCTGACGGTCTTTGAAAACACATTGATGACGGCCACGCCGCTGACGATAAGCCCCATGCCGATCATGGCCGGAATATCCGGAATCTGTTTGAAGAAAATAGCTCCGGCAATGCCTATCAGGACAATTCCGACACCGGCCCAAATGGCATATGCAATCCCCATGGGGATGGTCTTCAGCACAAGACTGAGGAAATAGAACGCCAACCCGTATCCAGTCACGACAATACTGCTCGGCAGAACCTTGGTAAACCCGTCGCAAGCCTGCAAGGCAGTTGTTCCCAAAACCTCGGCTATGATGGCAAGCGCCAAATATACATATCCCACTTTCGCCTCCTATTTGTACTTTCCGCGATACCGAATGTCCTTCTTAAAATCCTGCATGAACTGCTGAAGCAATACGCGGTCTTCATCGGTTATGCCAAGATTTATGGCAGGTAGCGCATTTGAGGCAAAATTGACCGCTTTCCATGCAGTCCCCTTTGTCACACATAAAGCATGGACAAGGGACAAAGCCAATGGGGACTATTCGAAACGATCAGGTACGGGCTTTCTTTCCGGGCAGAAAGGATGCGCGCAGAAAACTCGGGCGCAGAAAGGCAAACGGGTTTCGGACGACCAAATCAGGCAGGATATGATACCAGCGATATCCCAGCTCGACAAAATAGCACCGGGCAACATCGCCGTATCCGACTTCATCGGCAGCAAAAATGGCGGCATCACGCTGACACCGGGATCGGGCCAAGGGTTCCAGAATTCGCTCGCTGTACCCGTACTTGCGAAACATGCGCTTGATGCGTTCGCATTCCCGGTGCCGGGACACGGCATCAGCCATGGCGAACAGGGCAACCACAAGCCATCCCCCACCCCAACAGGCAAAAAGGACGGCCTGTGAAATATCGCCACCGCTCCAATGGGCTAATCCGGCAGATTTCAAACCGAGAGCAAGCAAAAGTGATGCAAAGCCCGTGAAATACGGCCATGGAGCAGCGCGAACAAAACGCAGGGATTGACTGAGTCGCACAATCGACATGAAAAACCTCTAGCCGAGGAACGGCTGCGGGTCAATTTTTCTCGTTAACGGCTTTCAGGCATGGCAAGAACAAGACCAAGCGATACAAGCACACTGCCTGCAACTCGCTTGAGCCACCCTTCGATAGTCGGGTTACCCTTGAGACGATTACCGATTGCACCGGAAAAAAGCGCTGTAGCAGCAAAAACAGGAAAGCTGACAAGCATGAATATTATTCCAAGTATAAACATCTGCATGCCGACATTCCCTCTCGACGTATCCACGAACTGCGGCAGAAAAGCGAGAAAGAAAAGTGCGACTTTCGGATTGAGGACATTGCACAAGACAGTCTGCCGGAATATCTTCATTGGTTTCAGTTCCTGAACACTTCCTTCGCTCATGGACTGCGAATGGCTCCGCCACATCTGGATACCCATGTATATGAGGTAGGCAGCTCCGGCATACTTGATCCCCTGATATGCCAGTGCGGAGGTACGCAAAACGGCCGACAACCCGAACGCAGCAAATGCCGCATGAAAAAGGATGCCGAAATTAAAGCCCATGGCTGCGTACATGGCAGCCTTTCGCCCTTGTCGACGCCTCGTGTCAGGGTGTAAACAATATCCGGGCCCGGTGTGATAGCGAGAAAAAAAGACGCTGAAATGAAAAGCAGCAGTTGCGGTGTATCGATCACGACTCTCTCCTTGTGCCTGTTATTTTATTCGTGCACGCAGCATTGGTCAACGTCCTTGTCCTTCATAAAAAAAGGGACCCGGCAAAAGCCGAGTCCCTTGTTTGTGCGTTCGAGTCTGTATTGACTACAGGACCCTGAACTTCTTGACGTTACCGGTCTTGTTATCAATGACGTGCACGCCGCAGGCGATGCAGGGGTCATAGGAGTGAACGGTACGCAGGATCTCGACCGGACGTTCCGGATCGGCGATCGGGGTGTTGTCAAGCAGAGCCTCTTCAGTGGGACCGGGGATGTCGTTGTCACAACGGGGGCCCAGGTTCCAGGTGGAGGGAACGACAAGCTGGAAGTTGTCGATCTTGGAGTCCTTGATGTTGAGCCAGTGGCTCAGGCCGCCACGCGGAGCGTTGACGTAACCGACACCCTGTGCTTCGGCGGGCATGTCCCAATCCTTGCAGATGTCGACCTTGCCAGCAGCGATGTTGGCCTTGAGGTCATTGATCCAGTCAGTGGTCTTGAGAGCCACGATGAGGCATTCAATGCCGCGTGCGCCGGTACGACCGAGAGTGGAGAACAGAGCTTCTGCGCCCACGCCCAGTTTTTCCAGTACGAAGTTCGTGTACTTGACGAACTCGGGATGACCGAGACCGTAGTTGACCAGACAGGTAGCCAGCGGACCGACTTCCACAGCCTTGCCGTTGTAACGGGGGGCCTTCATCCAGGAGTACTTGGTCTTGTCATCAAGGCTGGTGTACATGGGATCCGTCACACCGGAGTAGGGGTGCTTCGGAGCGTCGTCCTTGTACCAGGAGTGCTTGACGTGCTCTTCAATCTGAGCAGGATCATAAGCCATGACATCCTGGAACTTGCGATCAAAGATGACACCGGGCTTCACGTAACGGGAATTCAGATCGGCTTCGCCGCCCTGAGCGGGGAATTCGCCGAAGGTCATGAAGTTGGTGGTACCACCGATGGCAGCCCAGTCCTTGTAGTAGCTGGCGACAGCAATGAGGTCCGGGATGTAGCAGTCAAGGATGAAATCCTTGATCTCGGCATGGAGACCAATGAAGTCATTGATGTACTTGTCGGTGAGGCCTTCGTAACAGGTTACGCCGCCCATGACGGTGAACTGAGTGTGCGGGTTTTTCGCACCAAAGACAGCCATTGCGCGGGCAGCCTTGACCTGCAAGTGCAGGGCAGCCAGGTAATGGTTGGTAGCCAACAGGTTTACTTCGGGCGGCAGGACGTAAGCCGGGTGGCCGCCGAGGAAGTAAGCATTGGTGAAGATGCCGAGACGACCGGAATCAACGATACCCTTGACGGTATCTTTGGTCTTCTGGAGTTCTTCTTTGGTAGTGACGATCGCGGGATTGGGGCGAACGGTCTTGGCGACGGCGACAGCGATTTCAGCGGTCTTGGCAACGTCGGCATTCAGACAGTCGGCGACATCCACGAAGTCGAGAGCGTGCAGATGATAGAAGTGCACGATATGGTCATGCATGAACTGCGCGGCCATCACCAAGTTACGGATGATGGTGGCGTTATGCGGCATTTCCTTGTCAACGCCAGCAGCATTGTCAACAGCGCGGGTGGAAGCGAGTGCGTGCACGTAGGTGCAGACACCGCAGGAACGCTGGGTGAAGTGCTGGGCATCACGGGGATCGCGGCCTTTCAGGATGATCTCCAGACCACGGAACAGCTGAGAGCTGCTGCGAACGTCGATGATCTTGCCATTTTCGACCACGGCTTCCACGCGCAGGTGACCCTCAATT from uncultured Pseudodesulfovibrio sp. includes the following:
- a CDS encoding LysE family translocator produces the protein MYAAMGFNFGILFHAAFAAFGLSAVLRTSALAYQGIKYAGAAYLIYMGIQMWRSHSQSMSEGSVQELKPMKIFRQTVLCNVLNPKVALFFLAFLPQFVDTSRGNVGMQMFILGIIFMLVSFPVFAATALFSGAIGNRLKGNPTIEGWLKRVAGSVLVSLGLVLAMPESR
- a CDS encoding SMR family transporter gives rise to the protein MGYVYLALAIIAEVLGTTALQACDGFTKVLPSSIVVTGYGLAFYFLSLVLKTIPMGIAYAIWAGVGIVLIGIAGAIFFKQIPDIPAMIGMGLIVSGVAVINVFSKTVSH
- a CDS encoding HyaD/HybD family hydrogenase maturation endopeptidase; amino-acid sequence: MPETDKRILILGVGNILFTDEGFGVRIAEELEQKYEFSPNVTILDGGTLGLRLMGPIMESDYLVIVDIVLNEGQPGDVFRLLGEDLNKACAFKNSMHQTDLLDTLANCSIVGQVPDDIILYGVEPVNYKDMSAALSPELEAKMPEVIDAVLKEVENAGGTYTSRTMANPATEKIYVPRDTSGNS
- a CDS encoding HAMP domain-containing sensor histidine kinase, which gives rise to MSQQKPHTDGKRKRIPERLVGYLTPSRRPLLFILLAALSLAAAGGFINTRIIYPAFTNIIIEGISDDARRIASHLLPPALKHTSLVSERLTPRFFGDIYKLENDFGLIKVKIISFKGTVIYSTDPDDIGRQSCAHFAQRSGKNEVYTQLLKLNQRSLDGDTFLAEVVETYIPITSGDRFLGAFELYFDITKRMQHLHRLVTYSTIAMGTLAAALIITVLILIRKETSRQKAQEKAEALKEEVDRITRHDLKSPVAGILSGLTYLENFTELTDEQAAITADMRKAANTALNLMTRGLDLFKMETGTYTFEPAPVDIPGTCQRAATDLGEIARTRGVLLTLNDPAASTTALADETLCYLTIANLLKNAIEASSIGDTVVIDFDSQDHIIVAISNPAEIPTDIQSTFFDKYSTSGKQSGTGIGTYSARLMARTMNGDLTMTSSPDEGTTVTLTLPKE
- a CDS encoding nickel-dependent hydrogenase large subunit; translation: MSGCAKSGPGAAAHGKHNVIVDPVTRIEGHLRVEAVVENGKIIDVRSSSQLFRGLEIILKGRDPRDAQHFTQRSCGVCTYVHALASTRAVDNAAGVDKEMPHNATIIRNLVMAAQFMHDHIVHFYHLHALDFVDVADCLNADVAKTAEIAVAVAKTVRPNPAIVTTKEELQKTKDTVKGIVDSGRLGIFTNAYFLGGHPAYVLPPEVNLLATNHYLAALHLQVKAARAMAVFGAKNPHTQFTVMGGVTCYEGLTDKYINDFIGLHAEIKDFILDCYIPDLIAVASYYKDWAAIGGTTNFMTFGEFPAQGGEADLNSRYVKPGVIFDRKFQDVMAYDPAQIEEHVKHSWYKDDAPKHPYSGVTDPMYTSLDDKTKYSWMKAPRYNGKAVEVGPLATCLVNYGLGHPEFVKYTNFVLEKLGVGAEALFSTLGRTGARGIECLIVALKTTDWINDLKANIAAGKVDICKDWDMPAEAQGVGYVNAPRGGLSHWLNIKDSKIDNFQLVVPSTWNLGPRCDNDIPGPTEEALLDNTPIADPERPVEILRTVHSYDPCIACGVHVIDNKTGNVKKFRVL
- a CDS encoding HypC/HybG/HupF family hydrogenase formation chaperone produces the protein MCLAIPAEILEINDGVATCKVGEGDTTVQASIMLLDEEVTLGDYIIIHAGFALRKLDPKEAQETLQILRDLVNIMGGEDYQHEML